A region of the Nocardia asteroides genome:
CGCGTGCAGCACCGAAATCCCGGCGGCGGCGAGCTGGGGTGCGGCTCCCGACACCGCCTCGTTCAGGGTGCGCGCTCCCTGCGACCCGCCGAAGACCAGCAACACCGGCCCTTCGGGTGGGAGGCCGAAGTGCGCCCGCGCCTCGGTGCGCAGTGCGGCGCGGTCCAGTCCGGTGATCGATGCGCGCACCGGAATGCCCACCACCTGCGCGTTCGGCAGGCCCGAGTCCGGGACCGCCGCCAGCACCCGCGCCGCGCGGCGGGCGCCGACCTTGTTCGCGATGCCCGCCTTGGCGTTCGCCTCGTGTACCACCACCGGGACCGGGCGCCTGCGGCGCAGCACGCCCGCCCCCGCGGCGAGATACGCCGGAAGCGCCACGTACCCGCCGAAACCGATGATCACGTCGGCCTCGACCGCATCGATGACGGCGCGGGTGGCGGCCACCGAGGCCCGGACCCGTCCAGGCAGCCGCAGCAGATCCATGGTGGGTTTGCGCGGCAACGGGACCGGAGGGATGAGCTCGAGCGGATAGCCGCGTTCGGGAACCAAGCGGGTCTCCAGCCCGCGCTCGGTGCCCAGCGCCGTCACCCGGATCGAATCGTCGAGCCGCCGCAACGCGTCCGCCACCGCCAGTGCCGGTTCGATGTGGCCCGCCGTGCCGCCGCCCGCGACGATTACCGAGATCACCTAGATCTTCCCCGTTCTCTTGCATGGTTGACCGGATAGCTGGGTTCCCAAGCCCTGGTGGCGCGCGCCGAGCTGGTGCCGCGGCTCTCCGGCGAACGCCGCCGCGGCGGTTCGGCGCCGTAGCGCCCGCGCCTGCCGGGCGGCAGTGCCGACGGTCCACGCTCGCCCGCCCGCGGCGCCCGGCCGCGGCGGCCCGAGCCGGACCGAGCCGGTGCGTACACCTCTGGTTTGGGCAACCGCAACAGCCTACTGAAACGACCGTCCTGTCCGGCGTGCAGCGCCGCGACCGCCTCCGGCTCGTGTCTGGCCGCGCTGGCGATGATGCCGAACATGAACAGCGTGATGGCCAGTGACGATCCGCCCGCGGAGACCAGCGGCAGCTGCAACCCGGTGACCGGGAGCAGGCCGACCACATAGCCGATGTTGATCAGTGCCTGCGCGGTGATCCAGGTCGTCGCGGTCGCGGTGAGCAACCGCAGGAACGGATCCACCGACCGGGCCGCGATCCGCAAGCCGGTGTAGACGAACAGCGCGAACAGGCCGAGCACCAGCGCGCAGCCGAGATAGCCGAGTTCCTCGCCGATGATCGCGAAGATGAAGTCGTTGTGCGAATTCGGCAGATAGCTCCACTTGGCGCGGCTCTGTCCCAGGCCGCGTCCCCAGATACCGCCGTCGGCCAGCGAGTACAGCGCCTGCCGGGCCTGGTAGTTGATGCCCTGCGGGTCATCGCCGGGGTTGAAGAACGCGCGCATCCGGTCGGAGCGATAACCGGCGGACAGCGCTAGCACGCCCGCGGCGATCACGCCGGACAGTGCGATCGTCACGAACAGGCGCACCGGCAGGCCGCCGAACCACAGCAACGCGCCGAGCACGACACCCAGCGCGATGGTGGTGGACAGGTTCGGTTGCAGCACCACGAGCAAGCACACCAGCAGACCGGCGGGGACCAGCGGAACCAGGATGTCCTTGAGGCTCGCGCGCTCGGCGCGGCGGGAGGCCAGCAGGTGCGCGCCCCACACCACCAGCGTCACCTTCACGACCTCCGACGGCTGCACCGAGACCGGCCCGAGCACCAGCCAGCGGCGCGCGCCCTGCACCTGCGAACCGATGCCGGGTATCAGCACCAGCAGCAGCGCCAGCACCGACAGCGCGAACAGCGGGAAAGACCACTGCCGCAGCCTGCGCAGGGGAATGCGCAGCGCCAGATAGAACAGCACGGTGCCGACGGCGGCGAACATGGCCTGCTGGATGAACAGCGAGTATGCCGATCCGCCGTCGGCGTAGGCCTCCACGCTGGAGGCCGACAGGACCATCACCAACCCCAGCACGGTGAGCAGGGTGGCGATGGTGACCACCAGATGGAACGACGCGAGCGGCCGCGCCAGCCAGGCCCAGAACCGAGGGACCGCCTCGCGCTTGCGCCGCGCCGATTCCGTCATAGCCGCCGTCCGATGTCACCGTCTTCCAGGGCGTGCACCGCCGCGGCGAAGCTGCGGCCCCGGTGCGTGTAATCGGTGAACATGTCCAATGACGCGGCGGCCGGCGCCAGCAGCACGGTGTCGCCGCGGCGGGCGAAGCCCGCGGCGGCGCGCACGGCCCGCGCCATGACGGCGTCGGCCGCGGCGGTCGGAGACGCTGCGTCACCCATCCCTGCATCGTCTCCCGCGACCAGCTCGACGACCGGGACATCGGGCGCGTGTCGCGCCAGCGCGGCCGCGAACACCGGCGCGTCGGCGCCGATCAGCACCGCCGCGACCAGACGGTCGGCGACCTCTTCGATCATGTCCTCGACGTGAGCGCCCTTGAGCTGGCCACCGGCCACCCAGACCACCTGTGGATGCGCCAGGATCGATGACCGCGCGGCATGCGGATTGGTGGCCTTGGAGTCGTCGACGAAGTCGACTCCGGCCAGTTCGCGCACGAACGCGGCGCGGTGCGGGCCGACCTTGTGCTCGACCAAGCCTTCCCGAACGAACTGCGGCGCGACATCGATCGCCCTGGTCAGGGCCGACGCGGCCAGCGCGTCCGCGACGCCGGCGGGGCCGGGCGGGCTGATGTCGCCGACCTCGGCCAGGATCGCGGCCTTGGTGAACGCGCGGTCGAGCAGTTTGCCGTCGACCACGCCGAGTTCGCCGTCGGCGGGCACCCCGACCCGGAAACCCACGGTCCGCCGGGCCTTGGACTTGCGCGCCAGCGAGGCCGCGACCGGATCGTCCAGGCCGACCACGCCGACCCGGCCGACCAGCGCCCTGGCCTTGGCCGCGGCGTAGGCGTCCAGGCCGCCGTGCCAATCCAGGTGATCCTCGGCGACGTTGAGGACGACACCGGCCTCCGGGCGCACCGACGGCGCCCAGTGCAGCTGGAACGACGACAGCTCGACCGCGAGTACCTGCGGGCCGGGGTTACGCCGCAGCGCGTCCAGGATGGGTAGGCCGATGTTGCCGCAGGCGACGCTGGCGATACCGGCGGCGCGCAGGATCGCGTGGGTCATCTGGGTCGTGGTGGTCTTGCCGTTGGTGCCGGTGACGACCAGCCATTTGCGGACCGGTCCGTAGATCCTGGCCTGATCCACCCACCAAGCGAACTCGACATCGCCCCACACCGGCGTGCCCTCGGCCACCGCGGACGCCAGCACCGGCGAGTCCGGCCGCCAGCCCGGGCTGGTGATCACCAGCGCGAACCGGCTCCAGTCGGTGTTCTCCAGCTCCGCGCCGGTGGCCACGTCCAGTCCGAGGCCTGCGGCCTCGGCCAGGGCCGCGGCGCCGCCGTCGGTGACCACCGGACGCGCGCCGATGTCGCGCAGCGGTTCGACCAGCGAGCGTCCCGACACGCCCCAGCCCGCGACCAGGACGTCGCGACCGCGGAGGAATTCCAGCATGGGCCCGGGTGAGCGCAGTGCTCGCGGAGAATGTTCGACCATCTCGTTCACCCGACCGCGGAGAGGTATTCGCTGTAGAACAGCCCGAGTCCGACCGCGGAGGCCATCGCGGCCAGCAGCCAGAACCTGATGATCACCGTCGTCTCGGCCCATTTGCTGAGCTCGAAGTGATGGTGGAACGGCGCCATCTTGAACAACCGGTTGCGCGTCGTGCGGAAGACCGCGACCTGCAACACCACCGACGCCGTCTCGGCGACGAACAGCGCGCCGATGACGATCATCAGCAGCTCGGTCCGGGTGGTGATGGACAGGCCCGCCAGCAGGCCGCCCAGCGCCAGCGAGCCGGTGTCGCCCATGAAGATCTTGGCCGGGGCCGCGTTCCACCACAGGAACCCGACGCACGCCGCCGCGCCCGCGGCGCAGACCAGGGCGAGATCCAGCGGATCGCGCACGTTGTAGCAGCCGGCCTCCGGCTTGGTCTCGCAGGCGTGGTAGTACTGCCAGAACGTGATGATCACGTAGCCGCCCAGCACCAGACTCATCGATCCGGCGGCCAGACCGTCGAGTCCGTCGGTGAGGTTCACCGCGTTGGACCAGGCGACGACCACGAAGCAGACGAACACCAGGAACACGACCACACCCATGGTCACCGTGCTGATGTCGCGCACGTAGGACAGGTGCCTGCTGGCGGGCGTGAGCCCGCTCGCGCCACGGAACTGCAAGGCGAGAATGCCGAAGATCACGGCCGCCGACAGCTGGCCGAGATACTTGCCCGCCGCGGTCAGGCCCAGATTGCGTTGCTTGCGGATCTTGATGAAGTCGTCGACGAAACCCACCGCGCCCAGGGCCGTGGCCAGGCCGAGCACGAGCAACGCCGACGCCGACGGCCCGTCGGCGTGGTAGCCGATGCCGATCAGGTGGGAGCCCAGGTAACCGGCCCACATGCCGACCAGGATCGCGACGCCGCCCATCGTCGGGGTGCCGCGCTTGGCCTGGTGGCTGGCGGGACCGTCGACCCGAATCTCCTGCCCGAAACCCTGCTTGGCGAACAACCGGATCAGCAAGGGGGTGAGCAGGATCGAGACCGTCAGCGCGATCGCCGCGGCGAAGAGAATCTGTCTCATCCTGCTGCCTCCGTGTCCTGTCCCGGCCCGCTGTTCGCCGCGCCGCCGCGTGCGGCCACGACTCGCGGGTCGGTCAGATGCTCGGCGACCTCCCATAGGCCGACCGACTTCGATGCCTTGACCAGCACCACGTCGCCAGGGACGACTTCCTTCTCCAGCAGTGCGATCGCCGCCTCGATGTCCGGTACGAGGACCGATTCCTCGCCCCACGACCCTTCCATCACCGCCCCTTGATGCAGCGCGCGGGCCGGTCTTCCCGTACCGACGACCACGACCCGGCTGACGTCCAACCGCACCGCGAGCCGCCCGATGGCGTCGTGTTCGATGACCGATTCCTCGCCGAGTTCGGCCATCTCGCCGAGCACCGCCCAGCTGCGCCGCGGCGCCTCGGCCGCGCGGGCCATGCTGACCAGCGCTTTGAGCGCGGCGCGGACGGAGTCCGGATTGGCGTTGTAGGAGTCGTTGACGACGGTGATCCCGTCCGCGGTGGTCCGCACGTCCATCCGTCGCGCGGACGCGGCGCGCGCACCGGACAGCGCCGCGGTCACGGTCTCGAGGTCGGCGCCGCATTCCAGCGCGACCGCGATCGCCGACAGCGCGTTGCCGACCTGGTGCTCGCCGTGCACGGCCAGCCGCACCGGGGCGCTGCCCGCGGGCGTGTGCACGGTGAACGCGGCCCTGGCCTGGTCGTCGAGCCGGACGTCGGTGGCCCGCACGTCGGCGTTCGCGGCCTGCCCGACCGTCACCACCCGCGCCGACGTGCGCGCGGCCATCGCCGCGACCTGGGGATCGTCGGCGTTGAGCACGGCCAGCCCGGTCGGTGGCAGCGCCTCGACCAGCTCGCCCTTGGTTTTCGCGATGGCCTCGCGGCTGCCGAACTCGCCGAGATGCGCGGTGCCGACGTTGAGCACCACACCGATGCTCGGGGGCGCCACCTCGGCCAGCGCGGCGATGTGTCCCGGCCCGCGCGCCGACAGCTCCAGCACCAGGAAGCGGGTCACCGCGTCGGCGCGCAGCGCGGTCCACGGATGACCGAGTTCGTTGTTGAACGAACCCGGCGGGGCCACCACCGCGCCCAGCGGCGCGAGGACGGCGGCCAGCAGGTCCTTGGTGGAGGTCTTGCCGGACGAGCCGGTGACGCCGACGACGGTGAGTCCGCCGTCCGCGGCGAGACGCGACACGCTGGCGCGGGCCAGCGCGGCGAGCGCGGTCAGCACAGCGGCCCCGGAGCCATCCGTGTCATGGCTCAGGGCAACCGAACTCGACGGCACGGCGCCGCGGCTGGGCGTGACCACGACGGCGGGCACGCCCACCGGCCGCGCCGCGAGCACCGCCGCCGCGCCCGCGGCGATCGCCGCGCCCGCGTAGTCGTGGCCGTCGGAGCGCTCGCCCGGCAGCGCCAGGAACAGATCGCCGGAACCGATTCGGCGCGAGTCGAATTCGACCGCACCGGTCACTCGCACCTCCGGGTCTACGACGTCGTGCAGCGTGCCGCCGACGACCTCCGCGATCTCCCGCAGTGTC
Encoded here:
- the ftsW gene encoding putative lipid II flippase FtsW — protein: MTESARRKREAVPRFWAWLARPLASFHLVVTIATLLTVLGLVMVLSASSVEAYADGGSAYSLFIQQAMFAAVGTVLFYLALRIPLRRLRQWSFPLFALSVLALLLVLIPGIGSQVQGARRWLVLGPVSVQPSEVVKVTLVVWGAHLLASRRAERASLKDILVPLVPAGLLVCLLVVLQPNLSTTIALGVVLGALLWFGGLPVRLFVTIALSGVIAAGVLALSAGYRSDRMRAFFNPGDDPQGINYQARQALYSLADGGIWGRGLGQSRAKWSYLPNSHNDFIFAIIGEELGYLGCALVLGLFALFVYTGLRIAARSVDPFLRLLTATATTWITAQALINIGYVVGLLPVTGLQLPLVSAGGSSLAITLFMFGIIASAARHEPEAVAALHAGQDGRFSRLLRLPKPEVYAPARSGSGRRGRAPRAGERGPSALPPGRRGRYGAEPPRRRSPESRGTSSARATRAWEPSYPVNHARERGRSR
- the murD gene encoding UDP-N-acetylmuramoyl-L-alanine--D-glutamate ligase; translated protein: MLEFLRGRDVLVAGWGVSGRSLVEPLRDIGARPVVTDGGAAALAEAAGLGLDVATGAELENTDWSRFALVITSPGWRPDSPVLASAVAEGTPVWGDVEFAWWVDQARIYGPVRKWLVVTGTNGKTTTTQMTHAILRAAGIASVACGNIGLPILDALRRNPGPQVLAVELSSFQLHWAPSVRPEAGVVLNVAEDHLDWHGGLDAYAAAKARALVGRVGVVGLDDPVAASLARKSKARRTVGFRVGVPADGELGVVDGKLLDRAFTKAAILAEVGDISPPGPAGVADALAASALTRAIDVAPQFVREGLVEHKVGPHRAAFVRELAGVDFVDDSKATNPHAARSSILAHPQVVWVAGGQLKGAHVEDMIEEVADRLVAAVLIGADAPVFAAALARHAPDVPVVELVAGDDAGMGDAASPTAAADAVMARAVRAAAGFARRGDTVLLAPAAASLDMFTDYTHRGRSFAAAVHALEDGDIGRRL
- a CDS encoding UDP-N-acetylmuramoyl-tripeptide--D-alanyl-D-alanine ligase codes for the protein MIEMTLREIAEVVGGTLHDVVDPEVRVTGAVEFDSRRIGSGDLFLALPGERSDGHDYAGAAIAAGAAAVLAARPVGVPAVVVTPSRGAVPSSSVALSHDTDGSGAAVLTALAALARASVSRLAADGGLTVVGVTGSSGKTSTKDLLAAVLAPLGAVVAPPGSFNNELGHPWTALRADAVTRFLVLELSARGPGHIAALAEVAPPSIGVVLNVGTAHLGEFGSREAIAKTKGELVEALPPTGLAVLNADDPQVAAMAARTSARVVTVGQAANADVRATDVRLDDQARAAFTVHTPAGSAPVRLAVHGEHQVGNALSAIAVALECGADLETVTAALSGARAASARRMDVRTTADGITVVNDSYNANPDSVRAALKALVSMARAAEAPRRSWAVLGEMAELGEESVIEHDAIGRLAVRLDVSRVVVVGTGRPARALHQGAVMEGSWGEESVLVPDIEAAIALLEKEVVPGDVVLVKASKSVGLWEVAEHLTDPRVVAARGGAANSGPGQDTEAAG
- the murG gene encoding undecaprenyldiphospho-muramoylpentapeptide beta-N-acetylglucosaminyltransferase, with protein sequence MISVIVAGGGTAGHIEPALAVADALRRLDDSIRVTALGTERGLETRLVPERGYPLELIPPVPLPRKPTMDLLRLPGRVRASVAATRAVIDAVEADVIIGFGGYVALPAYLAAGAGVLRRRRPVPVVVHEANAKAGIANKVGARRAARVLAAVPDSGLPNAQVVGIPVRASITGLDRAALRTEARAHFGLPPEGPVLLVFGGSQGARTLNEAVSGAAPQLAAAGISVLHAHGPKNILDLGDSAAGGRDGARYLAVPYLSRMDLAYAAADAVVCRSGAMTVAEVSAVGLPAFYVPLPHGNGEQELNARPVVRQGGGRIVPDSELTPKYVIDEVIGLLMDSARLTEMGRAAAGAGHRDAADEVARIAAAVARR
- the mraY gene encoding phospho-N-acetylmuramoyl-pentapeptide-transferase, with the protein product MRQILFAAAIALTVSILLTPLLIRLFAKQGFGQEIRVDGPASHQAKRGTPTMGGVAILVGMWAGYLGSHLIGIGYHADGPSASALLVLGLATALGAVGFVDDFIKIRKQRNLGLTAAGKYLGQLSAAVIFGILALQFRGASGLTPASRHLSYVRDISTVTMGVVVFLVFVCFVVVAWSNAVNLTDGLDGLAAGSMSLVLGGYVIITFWQYYHACETKPEAGCYNVRDPLDLALVCAAGAAACVGFLWWNAAPAKIFMGDTGSLALGGLLAGLSITTRTELLMIVIGALFVAETASVVLQVAVFRTTRNRLFKMAPFHHHFELSKWAETTVIIRFWLLAAMASAVGLGLFYSEYLSAVG